acgaatacgttcaatcttacataactattgtcattaacacacattctcactaattaaatcgtctataaggttattatacacttattattattattattctcatttctgtcaTAATgtttgtcagaatgtttattgtgtcgtattctgtcagaatgaaaatgaatgaaaaacgatgtgtgagaacaaaagtAAATAATACTTAGTGAGTAAGCATGAAAATCacgatatttttgtaaggttgaacgtattcgcattgcCAAACaccttattctcttagtaattctcatagcatacgatatccgcacaataattagttagaatacttgaacatatatatatatatatatatatatatatatatatatatatatatatatatatatatatatatgtatagggttaggttattttgtttttactaactattgtttgccagaatgcacagatctggaccatcggatggaatataatcaaatgtcatgatctgagggtctatgataatAGAATATGATAGCATGTACcgtataatcacacaaatttcaacataagggcattttagtcaattaacctatattaaaaaaggaaattttcggatttttagggatgattaattcctttattttttaaaaatttgaatattttaaattaattcaaatttaaaaatccgattttattctgtcagaatgatagaatgcgaaccataaactagtaaatatatttttcgattttattctgtcagaatggcagaatgtcaaccataaactactaaatacattctgaaaggatacacaaatcaattcttgaactaataatataacaataattacattgtatgattgtgatttattgaataataacaacattctgaaagaaaaaattaaaaaaaaaaaacatcaaaatctaacaaaagcACTAATCtgttctgaaagaatattatttttaagcaacactttatacattgtagcataacacattctggtataatatactctcgttctatatgttttcttccttttccacatcaatgttagcctcttcaaaacctaaatccaaaaagaaaagataatcaattttcaaaaattaaacaattcaaTGCATTATAATAGAATACAGCAataaatattcttacagaataaactattcttgtagaatggttttgaatattcttaaagaatttgtaaCATATTCTATTGGAAACGATTAGAGAATGGTAATTACCGGATTTAATTTGAAGAAGAATTCCAAAGCCATGGTAGATAGGAGCACGGGACTTGAACCCGATGATCTTCCCTCCCGTTTTAAGCTTACAAGTCTGGGTTGCTAGCGGTTTTTTCATTGAAGCTTCCTCCAAAGGGAAAGAGGGAATCTTTGATTCTTTCTAAAACATCGGATGTGTCAACATCAAAGTAAGGCTGGTAAGCAGCAACTGTGAATACCTTGAACCAACCACTACTTTGTTGTGCTTCTGATGAACCAGATACTGGCTTTGAGAATGTATCTGAAGAGAAAATATAACAAAGATTACATCTCTAATAAGTCTAACTGATAGTTGTTCATTAGTTGGTAGTTTGCTTGGAGGATTAAAATAACAAGAGTCTTGTCTTCCAATTGGCTGAGGTTTTAGATAGGTTAACTAAGTCATGATGCATTCAAATCCAGAagaaacttaaaatgctagtaaTCTAAGCCCTAAAACTgatgatgtttatattgatttaactATGTAGCTGAACTAAATGAGATCCATTAACTGAAGTTACTAAATTGCAGTAGATAGTTGAAAACTAATAAGATGCTTCAAGAATTTAAACACACACGATCGGCATCACGGGGAGGTCCAGAAGCGCCTGAGATCTTGCATTGTGTTCCAGATGGGGGAGAGGTTTGGAGAG
The genomic region above belongs to Lactuca sativa cultivar Salinas chromosome 4, Lsat_Salinas_v11, whole genome shotgun sequence and contains:
- the LOC111892248 gene encoding uncharacterized protein LOC111892248, which codes for MKSGNYTTIDNQNVSGSVPVKLLLLFFNCVFITSILDPNPNLFVDSTLQTSPPSGTQCKISGASGPPRDADHTFSKPVSGSSEAQQSSGWFKVFTVAAYQPYFDVDTSDVLERIKDSLFPFGGSFNEKTASNPDL